In the genome of Candidatus Binatia bacterium, one region contains:
- a CDS encoding carboxymuconolactone decarboxylase family protein: MARIPYVNADTAPEPVRDLLARLPVPLNIFKMMAHAQTNFRAWIRLGASILGEQKLDARLRELAILRVAQLSPARYEWVQHVPIALSTGATPEQIDALERGDSDAPCFTDEERLVLDFTTEVLRDVRASDSTFAAMARRFSSQEIVELILAIGFYMTVARVMETTDIDLEPGAGLAVVEALKQEL; the protein is encoded by the coding sequence ATGGCTAGAATTCCCTACGTGAACGCCGACACCGCCCCCGAACCGGTCCGCGACCTTCTCGCGCGTCTGCCCGTGCCCCTGAACATCTTCAAGATGATGGCGCACGCGCAAACGAACTTCCGGGCGTGGATACGCCTCGGAGCCTCTATCCTCGGCGAGCAGAAGCTCGACGCCCGCTTGCGCGAACTGGCTATTCTCCGCGTCGCGCAGCTTTCCCCGGCCCGTTACGAATGGGTGCAACACGTGCCCATCGCCCTGTCCACAGGAGCCACGCCGGAACAGATCGACGCGCTCGAACGCGGTGACAGTGACGCTCCATGCTTCACCGACGAGGAAAGGCTCGTCCTCGACTTTACTACCGAGGTCCTGCGCGACGTGCGGGCTTCGGACTCCACGTTCGCCGCCATGGCTCGCCGCTTTTCATCGCAGGAAATCGTCGAGCTGATCCTCGCCATCGGCTTCTATATGACAGTTGCTCGCGTCATGGAGACGACGGATATCGATCTCGAACCGGGCGCCGGGCTGGCGGTGGTCGAGGCACTCAAGCAAGAGCTTTAG
- the modC gene encoding molybdenum ABC transporter ATP-binding protein, whose protein sequence is MSVRARFRLAYSGFSLDVDLELPGDGVTMLFGASGSGKTTLLRCIAGLERTDHGFLAVNGEVWQDGRRRVPTHLRALGYVFQEARLFPHLSVAANLDFGRRRIAAGDRRVSLDHAIELLGIGHLLARRPERLSGGEQQRVAIARALATSPRLLLMDEPLAALDLARRQEVLPYLERLRDDLAIPVVYVTHTPDEVARLADYVVVMEDGRDVAHGPLTETLARLDLPLRLGDDAGVVLDCTVVERDAEWHLARVAFAGGSLWVRDLGREPGQRARVRVLARDVSIAREPVVATSILNTLPARVLAIGTDAHPALMLVRVQVGEVPILARITRRSVAALDIEPGGAVWIQIKTVALVG, encoded by the coding sequence GTGAGCGTGCGCGCGCGCTTTCGTCTCGCCTACAGCGGCTTCTCGCTGGACGTCGATTTGGAGCTGCCCGGGGACGGCGTTACCATGCTCTTCGGCGCCTCGGGCTCGGGGAAGACCACGCTCCTGCGCTGCATTGCCGGGTTGGAGCGGACCGATCACGGATTTCTGGCGGTCAACGGCGAAGTCTGGCAGGACGGCCGGCGCCGGGTTCCAACCCATCTCCGAGCGCTGGGTTACGTATTCCAGGAGGCGCGGCTCTTCCCGCACCTTTCGGTGGCCGCCAATCTGGATTTCGGCCGGCGGCGCATCGCCGCCGGTGACCGGCGCGTGTCGCTCGATCATGCCATCGAGTTGCTCGGCATAGGACATCTGCTGGCCAGAAGGCCCGAGCGGCTTTCGGGCGGCGAACAGCAGCGGGTGGCGATCGCGCGCGCGCTGGCCACCAGCCCTCGGCTGTTGTTGATGGACGAACCATTGGCGGCCCTCGATCTGGCCCGCCGCCAGGAGGTTCTACCTTACCTCGAACGCTTGCGCGACGATCTGGCGATCCCGGTCGTCTACGTGACGCACACACCGGACGAAGTGGCGCGCCTCGCCGACTACGTCGTGGTCATGGAAGACGGTCGCGACGTGGCACACGGGCCGCTGACCGAAACGCTGGCTCGCCTCGATCTGCCGCTTCGCCTCGGGGACGATGCGGGCGTGGTGCTGGACTGCACGGTGGTAGAGCGTGATGCCGAGTGGCACCTCGCCAGGGTGGCGTTTGCCGGCGGGTCGCTGTGGGTGCGCGATCTCGGCCGCGAGCCCGGACAGCGCGCGCGCGTGCGTGTTCTGGCGCGCGATGTCAGCATCGCGCGCGAACCCGTGGTCGCCACGAGCATCCTCAATACGCTGCCCGCGCGCGTCCTCGCGATCGGCACCGACGCTCATCCGGCACTCATGCTGGTCCGCGTGCAGGTAGGCGAGGTGCCCATCCTGGCGCGCATTACGCGCCGGTCCGTCGCCGCTCTCGATATCGAGCCGGGCGGCGCGGTGTGGATACAGATCAAGACCGTGGCGCTGGTCGGTTGA
- the modB gene encoding molybdate ABC transporter permease subunit: MLSADDIAAIRITVALATVSTVLLLVVGTPIAWWLARTHSRLKGPIAAVVTLPLVLPPTVLGFYLLVLMGPHGPIGRMTEEMGLGLLPFTFPGLVVASVIYTMPFVVQPLQQAFEAVGDRPIEVAATLRAAPWDTFFSVILPLARPGVITAAILGFAHTVGEFGVVLMIGGNIPGKTRVLSMSVYNYVEAFEYERAHWLAGGLLAFSFAVLLMLSVFKPGRRP, from the coding sequence ATGCTGAGCGCGGACGATATCGCGGCGATCAGGATCACGGTTGCGTTGGCGACCGTTAGCACCGTGCTTCTCCTGGTCGTCGGCACACCGATTGCCTGGTGGTTGGCGCGCACCCATAGTCGACTCAAAGGTCCCATCGCTGCCGTGGTAACGTTGCCGCTGGTGCTGCCACCGACGGTGCTCGGCTTCTACCTGTTGGTGCTGATGGGACCGCACGGGCCGATCGGCCGCATGACGGAGGAGATGGGGTTGGGACTGCTGCCGTTCACGTTCCCGGGTCTGGTGGTGGCGTCGGTCATCTACACGATGCCGTTCGTAGTGCAGCCGCTGCAGCAGGCCTTTGAGGCGGTGGGCGATCGGCCCATCGAGGTGGCGGCGACGTTGCGGGCCGCGCCGTGGGACACGTTCTTCTCCGTGATTCTGCCCCTGGCGCGGCCGGGTGTGATTACCGCCGCGATCCTGGGCTTCGCCCACACCGTGGGCGAGTTCGGCGTGGTACTGATGATCGGCGGCAACATCCCCGGCAAGACCAGGGTGCTGTCGATGAGCGTGTACAATTACGTCGAGGCTTTCGAATACGAGCGGGCCCACTGGCTTGCGGGTGGGTTGCTGGCCTTCTCGTTCGCGGTCTTGCTGATGCTGTCGGTCTTCAAGCCGGGGCGCCGGCCGTGA
- the modA gene encoding molybdate ABC transporter substrate-binding protein, which translates to MHRITVIVALICASAAWADDVSVAVASNFAAPMRRLAAGFERETGHKIVASFGSTGQFYAQIRNGAPFDVLLAADAATPERLEADGLAIAGSRFTYAVGVLVLWSAKPGFVDDRGAVLKAGNFRHLAIANPRLAPYGASAVGTLGALGLLAVVQPKFVVAENVSQAYQFVASGNCELGFVALSQVQTDGRITAGSAWTVPADLHPPIRQDAAVLVKGRGKRAVDAFVGYLQGEAARTVIRSFGYML; encoded by the coding sequence ATGCATCGGATTACGGTTATCGTCGCGTTGATCTGTGCGTCGGCAGCGTGGGCCGACGATGTGTCGGTGGCCGTCGCCTCCAACTTCGCGGCGCCGATGCGGCGCCTCGCGGCCGGTTTCGAGAGGGAAACCGGGCACAAGATCGTGGCGTCGTTCGGGTCGACGGGGCAGTTCTATGCGCAGATCCGCAACGGGGCGCCGTTCGACGTGCTGCTGGCCGCCGACGCCGCCACTCCGGAAAGACTCGAAGCGGACGGACTGGCGATCGCCGGGAGCCGTTTCACCTACGCCGTCGGCGTGCTCGTCCTGTGGTCGGCCAAGCCAGGATTCGTCGATGACCGGGGCGCGGTGTTGAAGGCCGGGAACTTCCGACATCTTGCGATCGCCAACCCCAGGCTGGCGCCCTACGGTGCGTCCGCGGTCGGCACGCTCGGGGCGCTCGGTCTGTTGGCGGTGGTGCAGCCTAAATTCGTGGTCGCCGAGAACGTGTCCCAGGCGTATCAATTCGTCGCCAGTGGCAACTGCGAGCTGGGCTTTGTGGCGCTGTCGCAGGTGCAGACCGATGGCCGCATTACGGCGGGTTCGGCATGGACCGTTCCGGCAGATCTCCATCCGCCGATTCGTCAGGACGCGGCGGTACTAGTAAAGGGGAGGGGAAAGCGCGCCGTGGACGCCTTCGTCGGGTATTTACAGGGCGAGGCCGCGCGGACGGTCATCAGGTCTTTCGGTTACATGTTATGA
- a CDS encoding LLM class F420-dependent oxidoreductase, with the protein MQFGLMMFATDYSIRPDDLARAAEERGFESLWFPEHTHIPASRVSPWPGGGPLPEDYWHTHDLFVALTMAAAVTTKLKVASGICLLIQRDPIITAKEVATLDALSNGRLIFGIGGGWNAEEMANHGTAFKTRWELLRERVLAMKEIWARDEAEYHGRFVDFDKIWSWPKPAQKPHPPILLGGHSAQVRQRVADYCDGWLPLGLNAEAVVAGIDDVRARAEKRGRDPRTLQCTIFGAAADADAIECYRKAGVDRVTLGLPAADRDTVLRVLDRHAAFVGSLG; encoded by the coding sequence ATGCAGTTCGGCCTGATGATGTTCGCTACGGATTACTCCATACGCCCCGATGACCTGGCGCGGGCGGCCGAGGAGCGTGGCTTCGAGTCGCTGTGGTTCCCCGAACACACGCATATACCGGCGAGCCGTGTGTCGCCGTGGCCTGGCGGCGGACCGCTGCCGGAGGACTACTGGCACACCCACGACCTGTTCGTGGCGCTGACGATGGCGGCCGCGGTGACCACGAAGCTCAAGGTGGCGAGCGGCATCTGTTTGCTCATCCAACGCGACCCGATCATCACCGCAAAAGAGGTGGCGACGCTCGATGCGCTGTCGAACGGGCGGTTGATATTCGGGATCGGCGGCGGGTGGAACGCCGAGGAGATGGCCAATCACGGTACGGCTTTCAAGACCCGCTGGGAGCTGTTGCGGGAGCGGGTGCTGGCAATGAAGGAAATATGGGCGCGCGACGAAGCCGAATACCACGGGCGGTTTGTCGACTTCGATAAGATCTGGTCATGGCCCAAGCCGGCGCAGAAACCGCACCCACCGATTCTGCTCGGGGGCCATTCGGCCCAGGTACGACAACGAGTTGCCGATTACTGCGACGGCTGGCTGCCGCTCGGGCTCAATGCCGAGGCGGTCGTGGCGGGTATCGACGATGTGCGGGCGCGGGCCGAGAAACGAGGGCGCGATCCGCGCACGCTGCAGTGCACCATTTTCGGAGCGGCCGCGGACGCCGACGCGATCGAGTGCTACCGCAAGGCCGGGGTGGACCGGGTAACGCTCGGGTTGCCGGCGGCGGACCGGGACACCGTGTTGCGTGTCCTCGACCGGCACGCGGCGTTCGTGGGGTCGCTGGGGTGA
- a CDS encoding DUF2203 domain-containing protein gives MSDRLFSVRQANALIPKLELIMERLQRGTHVLREGVAELARVTGAPADDLTMAEIVELRPDLQPVIAEVEALLGEIEDCGGKFKGLELGLVDFPAEIDGEVVLLCWQYGEKEISHYHTVEGGFASRKPLHPRAQPPRYLQ, from the coding sequence GTGAGTGACCGGCTCTTCAGCGTGCGGCAAGCGAACGCGTTGATTCCAAAACTGGAGCTCATCATGGAACGTCTGCAACGCGGCACTCACGTGCTGCGCGAGGGAGTGGCGGAGCTGGCGCGGGTGACCGGCGCACCGGCGGACGATCTGACCATGGCCGAGATCGTCGAGTTGCGGCCGGACCTGCAGCCGGTGATCGCGGAGGTGGAAGCTCTGCTCGGCGAGATCGAGGACTGTGGCGGTAAGTTCAAGGGACTGGAACTCGGTCTGGTCGATTTCCCGGCCGAGATCGACGGCGAGGTGGTGCTCCTGTGTTGGCAGTATGGCGAGAAGGAGATCTCGCACTACCACACCGTCGAGGGCGGCTTTGCGAGCCGCAAGCCTCTGCATCCGCGCGCCCAGCCACCGCGTTACCTCCAGTAA
- the lon gene encoding endopeptidase La, whose translation MSEPLDSNVGGDEPDEQDEPKKHRFLGFEEDLSDVTVPEELPILPLRGVVVFPSAIVPLLISRGSSLKVVEEALAGDRMLGLIAQKNPEEEEPTPQALYHRGAAGRILKMLKYPDGSVRILVQGLRRIETTEYTQTTPRHRARVRHLADVLNGSKDLDAMQAHMVNQFAKFVSMIPYLPDELQVVVMNIRDPGKVTDLVASNLNISLEEKQELLSTLDVRLRLEKLSLILNREIELLELGHKIQSQVQSELTKNQKEFYLRQQMRAIQKELGEGDPRGAELEELRQKLDEAKLPQEARKAAETELDRLRIIPPESAEHTVVRTYLEWLVTLPWAVSTEDNLDIPHARGILDEDHYDLEKIKDRILEFLAVRQLKRDSRGPILCFVGPPGTGKTSLGRSIARALGRKFVRMSLGGVRDEAEIRGHRRTYIGSLPGRIIQNLRQAGSNNPLFILDEIDKLGADFRGDPASALLEVLDPEQNSTFVDHYLDVPFDLSKVMFVTTANLLDPIPPPLRDRMEVIELAGYTEEEKLEIARRHLIPKQMHENGLAAGQISFPDDGLVHLIRHYTREAGLRNIEREIGSLCRKVARRVTEGKTEPAIMTPEQIHELLGPERFFSEIAERLQDPGVAIGLAWTPMGGDIMFIESTKMGGKKGLTLTGHLGEVMKESAQAALSFIRARAERLGIAPDFFENLDIHIHVPAGAVPKDGPSAGVTVATSLVSLLTGRFVRHDLAMTGEITLRGKVLAVGGIKEKVLGAHRAGVRCVILPKRNEKDLEDVPNTVRDQMQFLFVDTIEEVLKHALEPQAGGSESRSAVAAS comes from the coding sequence ATGTCTGAGCCTCTCGATTCGAATGTGGGCGGCGACGAGCCCGACGAACAGGACGAGCCCAAGAAGCATCGCTTTCTCGGCTTCGAGGAAGACCTGAGCGACGTCACCGTTCCGGAGGAGCTGCCGATCCTGCCGCTTCGTGGCGTGGTGGTGTTTCCGTCGGCGATCGTGCCGCTGCTCATCTCCCGGGGCAGCTCCCTCAAGGTCGTCGAGGAAGCCCTCGCCGGCGATCGCATGCTCGGACTGATCGCGCAGAAGAACCCGGAGGAAGAAGAGCCCACACCGCAGGCCCTGTATCACCGCGGGGCCGCCGGCCGCATCCTGAAGATGCTCAAGTACCCCGACGGGAGCGTTCGCATCCTCGTCCAGGGACTGCGGCGCATCGAAACGACAGAGTACACGCAGACTACGCCGCGGCACCGAGCCCGCGTGCGCCACCTTGCCGACGTCCTCAACGGCTCCAAGGACCTCGACGCCATGCAGGCGCACATGGTGAACCAGTTCGCCAAGTTCGTGTCGATGATCCCTTACCTGCCGGACGAACTGCAGGTGGTGGTCATGAACATCCGCGACCCCGGCAAGGTGACGGATCTCGTCGCGTCGAACCTCAACATCTCGCTCGAGGAGAAGCAGGAGCTGCTGAGCACTCTCGACGTGCGCCTGCGTCTCGAGAAGCTGTCGCTCATCCTCAACCGCGAAATCGAGTTGCTCGAACTCGGGCACAAGATCCAGTCGCAGGTTCAGTCGGAACTCACCAAGAACCAGAAGGAGTTCTACCTGCGCCAGCAGATGCGCGCCATCCAGAAGGAACTCGGCGAGGGCGACCCGCGCGGTGCCGAGCTCGAAGAGCTGCGGCAAAAGCTGGATGAGGCGAAACTTCCACAGGAGGCGCGTAAGGCGGCCGAAACCGAGCTCGATCGCCTGCGCATCATCCCGCCCGAGTCGGCGGAGCACACCGTCGTCCGCACCTACCTCGAATGGCTGGTTACGCTGCCGTGGGCAGTCTCGACCGAGGACAACCTCGACATCCCGCACGCCCGCGGGATCCTCGACGAAGACCACTACGATCTCGAGAAGATCAAGGATCGCATCCTCGAATTCCTCGCGGTCCGCCAGCTCAAGCGCGACTCGCGCGGTCCGATCCTCTGCTTTGTCGGTCCACCGGGAACCGGGAAGACCTCGCTCGGCCGCTCCATCGCTCGCGCCCTCGGCCGCAAGTTCGTCCGCATGTCCCTCGGCGGCGTCCGCGACGAAGCCGAGATCCGCGGCCATCGGCGAACGTACATCGGCTCTCTCCCCGGTCGCATCATCCAGAACCTGAGACAGGCCGGCTCGAACAATCCGCTCTTCATACTCGACGAAATCGACAAGCTCGGCGCGGATTTCCGCGGCGACCCCGCCTCGGCGCTGCTCGAAGTGCTCGATCCGGAACAGAACAGTACGTTTGTCGATCACTATCTCGACGTACCGTTCGATCTTTCGAAGGTGATGTTCGTCACCACAGCCAATCTGCTCGATCCTATTCCGCCGCCGCTGCGCGACCGCATGGAGGTTATCGAGCTGGCCGGATACACCGAGGAAGAAAAGCTCGAGATCGCCCGCCGCCACCTCATCCCCAAGCAAATGCACGAGAACGGGCTCGCGGCGGGCCAGATCTCCTTTCCAGACGATGGACTCGTACATCTGATCCGCCACTACACTCGCGAGGCCGGCCTCCGTAACATCGAACGCGAGATCGGCAGCCTCTGCCGCAAGGTCGCCCGTCGCGTGACCGAAGGGAAGACGGAACCCGCAATCATGACCCCCGAGCAAATCCACGAGTTGCTCGGACCGGAGCGCTTCTTCTCGGAAATCGCCGAGCGGCTGCAGGATCCCGGTGTCGCGATCGGTCTGGCATGGACGCCGATGGGCGGCGACATCATGTTCATCGAGTCCACCAAGATGGGCGGCAAGAAGGGACTGACCCTCACCGGCCATCTGGGCGAAGTCATGAAGGAGTCGGCGCAGGCGGCGCTGAGTTTCATCCGCGCCCGGGCGGAGCGCCTGGGCATCGCACCCGACTTTTTCGAAAACCTCGACATCCACATACACGTACCGGCGGGCGCCGTACCGAAAGACGGCCCGTCGGCGGGAGTGACGGTGGCGACTTCTCTGGTTTCCCTGCTCACCGGACGGTTCGTACGCCACGACCTGGCCATGACCGGCGAGATCACTTTGCGCGGCAAGGTGCTGGCCGTCGGCGGTATCAAGGAGAAGGTCCTCGGCGCGCATCGCGCCGGGGTCCGCTGCGTGATCCTGCCGAAGCGCAACGAAAAAGACCTCGAGGACGTTCCCAACACGGTCCGCGATCAGATGCAGTTCCTGTTCGTCGATACGATCGAAGAGGTGCTCAAACACGCCCTCGAACCGCAGGCCGGCGGCAGCGAATCCCGGAGCGCCGTCGCGGCATCCTGA